The DNA segment atAGTTTTACAAATGGACTTTcaatattgaaaacaaacttatggttaccaaagggaaaacatGGGGGTGAAGGACAAATCAGGAGATAGGGATGAACATAAACACActattactatatataagatagacaaccaacaatgacctactgtatagcacagggatgtCTACTCAAAATTCTGTGGCAACCTGTATGAGAAAAAATCTAATCAtgaataatgtatatgtataacttgaatcactctgctatacacctgagactaacacaatattgtaagtcaactatattacAATACGATATATaagcaacaaaaaacaaatcAGATGTAAAgcgaaaaacaaaacaaacaaaaaatgaacatGGTACTAATCTATtcaaacaattttcttttttatcagatTAATAATCTAAGTCACTTGAGGTCTAATTAAGATGTTCATAGAAATGTGAGTTTCATAAATGAAGAGAATAGAGAAGATTTGAGATTGAAATATCATAATAGGGAGGTAACAGttggaaataaatgaactattacatatttaaaatatataaatgcaagACCAATGGATTTCATAAACAAGACATATTGGGTACAAGCCATTATGGAAAGTATTGACAAACTACAACTACATAATTAAAACAAAGCACTTGTATTCATCTGAAGCAAAACTGAAGAGGATATCCAAATAGAAGTGATATACTTGAAGAAATCTGCAATGTGTATGACTAGCACTAATGTTTTGATTATGTAAATAACTCATATGAATGAGTGGGAAAAGGATAAACAACTCAGTAGATATATCACAATTAGATATTTAACAGAAAGGAAGATCAAAAGACTCTCAATCATGTATTAATAAGAGGTATGCCACTTGATGAAATAATTTTTACACCCAGTAAGCTGTTACTATAAATGAAAAGTGTTGATGATGATATGGATCCCCTCTCTCATTCTaccaagaaatattaaaaaaaaaaaccctcagattTACTCATAATGGCAGAAACCTAGCTACAAAAActaatagttatttattttattatgttacTCAGATCAGAAGAAAAAGGCTGATAAATTTaacaagaaaagcaaacaaaatttcCATCAGTATCATAAAGGATATCTATTTTGCAGTCATCAAACATAATGTAGATATacagaatattggaaattaatCAGTTACTGTCATAACCCAAAGCACAATGAAATTTCCAAAGTGCAATatgagaaaatttatttatttatttaaatttcaggtCAGTTACGTGCATTTTATTATGTTACTACTTTTGCAGAATAGCACATaccccctggggcttccctggtggctggtaaagagtctgcttgcaatgcagaagacacaggagatgcgggttcaatccctgagtagggaagataccctggagaagggaatggcaacccactccagtattcttgcctggagaatcccatggataggggagcctggtgggctacagtccatagggttacaaagagttggacacaactgaagcaacttagcaggcatgcacataCCCCCCACCTCTGAAGTTCAAAATTAGTGGTTCTTGCTGGAGGTCAGGGATACCTCAGTATGAACAAAGGTCTCAGGTAATTAATCTCTGCAGCTGTTCTAATGACAACAATGGAGGATCCTCTGCACTAGAGTGAACAGGAGTGCCAGCCAGGGAGCTGTTCCCTAGATTTGGTGCTTAAAATAAAACCACCTCTCACTTCTCAGTGAATAGAAGGTTTTCATCCACACCCTTGATTCTCCCTTGACAGCTCCATTGTTTTCACCAACTCACCACAGAGGTGATTCTGACAGATGACCATACATTTTTGTGCTTCTGGGGAAACGGATCCAGCTAATCTTGTCCACCTCCCTTTTCCCTTGTCTTACTCTCAGCACTTCTCTGTCAAATGAAAGTAGTTCTCCGTAGAACAGCTTTCTTCACAAAGACACATTAAAAAGTTTtccatgagggacttccctggtggtccaatggttaagaatctacctcccAATGtgggggactcaggttcaatccctggttgggaaaacaGATTCCACATGTCTTGGGCAACTAAACCtccccactgcaactagagaagcccccatgcaccacaactagagaaaagcccatacacCGCAATGAACAGCCTGCACacctcaacaaagacccagcacagccaaaaaaaaaaaaaaaaaattaaagttttccaCTACAGGCCTAAGATTACACCCAATTGCTAAGACGTTCATGATACAATTGATTTTATTTCACAATGTTTCTGTGTGGACTTCACCAGAAATGTGTAAGAAACACAATGATATAAAATGACTaaggaaagaagtgaaaattCAGGTACATTCTTGTAAATAAGCCAATGAGAAAGAAGGTTTCAAAGCAAATAAGATGCCAGAGGAAAATTACCAACATTTGCCTTGCCTgactaataattatttatttttattatgtattttattatattattcagACTAGAAGGAAAAGGCTgataaatataacaataaaagaaaacaaatcaaattgTTAAAGCAAGTGGAGAAATACATGGGATCAATAACATTATAAGACTCAAGGTTAGAGGAAATTTGTGGAACATGATAATACTATTAAATTTTACTAGGGCATTGGTCTAAGTATTTATCATCCTTATGGAAATTAACTTTGCAGCAATAATTGcactcaggtggctcagtagtaaagaatccacctgccaacgcaggagacacaggagactcaaggttcaatccctgggttgggaagatcgcctggagtaaGAGATAACAACTggcaccagtgttcttgcctggaaaattccatagacagaggagtctggcaggttatagagttggacaccactgagtgactgagcacacacacacgataaGTATAAGGCTTTCACAGTATCATTTGTTCTTTATCCGGAACTGGATTAAGTCATTGGCATATGACCCTATTCTCAGTGATAGGATTGAAGGTAATATCTTATGGATGATGCAATGGAAACATCTATTGTTAATAGACCCTCAATTAACAACAGACCCAGAGAAGGGCAGTTGATTGTACTGGCCTCTGGGATTCATATCTAGATATGACGCCTGCATCTGATTCAGCCATTTGAGTCCAGGAGGGGAGTCAGTTCTGGGTTGAAGCTACTTCatggaggaatgaatgaatcTCTGCTCTCCCACTCCCGCACATTTTGTACCTCTGAAATCCTTGTAATGAGGATAACTATCTTCATTGTTTGAGCATATTAGAGGAAGGATATCTTTATCTTGTTATAAAGGATTCCTCATTAACCAATTTAAAATATCATGCAATCATTTCAATCCACAGTGATAATCTAATCACAAATTTTTATAGATGATGAAGCTGAGTGTTGTGGATGTCAATGTTGCCCCACATATGTCTGATTTACCAGTGAGTGACCAGTCTTAAGAATTTCTAAACTGGTAAGAAAGATCGGCCACCATGTCTCATAGCAGGCTTAACTCTGGGGTGCAGTTCACATGGTGCAGTTCACATTTCTACTTCTGTATGACCACAGACTTCTTTACACCTTGACCTATCCAACTTTTTCCACTTCTCTTGTGCTGAGAACATTCCACCCAAAATTATCATACCGAGAAGATCTGCCTCAGATTCAGCTTCTGTTTGCTATAACAAAAAACCTTAGAGAAAGGTAATTTGTGGCAAACATCACAGatctagagacttccctggtggtccagtggttactcCATACTCCCAAGGCAagggacccaagtttgatccctggtcagggaactggatcccacattctgcaactaagagttcacatgttgcAGCTAAAGaccttgcatgccacaactaagatatTGCCCAGCCaaataattaaattgaaaaaaaaagaaaaataaagaaaccacAGAGCTAGAAAAACAAGTTGGTTTTCAATGCTAAGTTGAAATGTAGTTGGCCATCATGTTATCTATTCATTTAAGAACTTggtaacacaacattgaaaatcaactatacttcaataaaattaaaaaaaaaaataacttggtGATGAAAGTGTCAGGCAGAGTAGttcattcatattattttaattttgattcattCTAGAGCACCCAGCCAAAATCAGGTGATACAATCACAGCAAAGATATTCTTCCCAAGAGTTTCCTCAAGGCTCCCTTCATGTCtttgttcctcaggctgtagatgaaggggttcaTCATGGGAGTGACCACAGTGTACATCATGGAAGCCACTGCAATCTTCCTAGAAGATTCAGTAACTGCAGAACTAATGTACACCCCAAAAGCTGTCCCATAGAacaaggacatgactgagaggtgAGACCCACAAGTGGAAAAAGCTTTATACTTTCTGCTTGATGATGGCattctcagaatggaagaaacaaTTTGAATATAAGAGAAAATGATTCCAAAAAGAGGAATGCCACCAAATACACCAGCTGCTAAATATATCAGGATGTTATTGATGAGGGTGTCAGAACATGCAAGTTTGATGACCTGAACAATTTCACAGAAGAAGAGGGGGATTTCCAGGTCTGTGCAGAAGGACAGTCGTAACACCATCAGACCGTGGAGCAGGGCGTCTGCAGTGCTGGTGAACAAGGAGAGTAGAATCAGCTGAAGACAGAGGCGAGGGTTCATGATGACTGTGTATCTCAGTGGGTGACAAAtagccacatagcggtcataggccattacTAAAAGGAGAAAATTTTCCCACAAAACAAAAGTCAGGGCAAAGCAGATCTGGATGATGCAGCCTGTAAAAGTGATGAACTGACGCTGTGCTTGGATGTTCACTAGGATCTTTGGGATCATGGTTGTGCTTAAACAGATGTCTGTAAAGGACAGAtgggagaggaagaagtacatgggggtgtggaggtgggagtcaGAGATGACAGCCAGGATGATGAGCAGATTTCCCAGGACAGTGACCAGGTACATGGACAGGAACAGGTTGAAGAAGATGGTCTTCAATTCTGGGTCTTCTGACAGTCTCATAAGATGGAATTCTGAAACATCTGTGTAGTTTCTGGGTTCCATGCTATTGATGAGTCTGATTAAAAAGATGTGATAAccaggaaacttccctggtgatccagtggctaaagccccccacactcccaatgcaaggggcttgggttcaatccttgtcagggaactagatcccacaactaaaagattctgagtgccacaactaaggcccagtgcagccaaataaatattcttttaaaaagatgtggTAAGGATACAATGAAATATGTAGTCCTTGAAGAAGAAGCAGGGGTATCGAAAGAGGTAAATGCCACTTGGGGAATGGAAGGAGACAAACTGAGGGAACAAAAAAGGAATGCCTTCTGTATGCATTTTTATTCCtgggttcctttaaaaaaatgatgtggATATTTCAGAGTACAAACAATTAATTCTAGAAAGTTTTAAGACTTGGTTGTATTTTTAAGTTATACTATCTATGTTCTTcttattattaaaaacatttgGTGACTTTGTAAAGAGAAACAGTGGGTTAGGGAGGCAGTGAAGATTCTATGTAACCAGCAACTTCAGTACCAAGCATCAGAAATAATATAAAGATATATCAAGAAACAGGAAAGAGAAGGTGAACTTACCAACCTTTCTGCCCATCCACACCATCACAGGAACACagagaaacatcagaaaaaaaagtcaccttaTTTGATATAGTGAATAAAcctatggacaccaagggggaaaaggGAATGGGATTAATTTGGAGAtaaggattgacatatacacaccactatgtataagatagataactaataagaacctactatatagcacaaagaactctacttaatgctctgtggtgacctaaatggaaagaaaatctaaaaaagagggggtCACTTTTTCATGGGTATATCTATAACTGATTTGCTTTGCCgaatggcagaaactaacacaacatggtaaaacaactatactccaataaaaattaataaaaaaataaaattgcacttcagcttaaaaaaatctaaaaaaaagtcaCCCTGTTGTAGAACAAGCAGATTTCTACTCAGGAAGAAAAGCTCAAGGTTACAGCAAAGAATATGGTATTAGTAAAACAGATGTTTACAAGTATTGgtacaaaatgcaaaaaaaaagtgtgaagatGACATAAGTTAGGCAGAGACTGGGTTCTACCTGATGTAGGTACTGTCTTCACAGCCTTTCCTGGATAAACTTGTACCAAAATATTTGCCCTCATTTCCAAACATTCGCAAAGAGATATCACCTGTGATACCTGGCTGGGATCACAATAGGAAGAGGCTTGACACCTCTGAGGTACCATAGAGAAGAGCTGTCCTTAGGAAGAACAAAAGATCTGAATGAGTCACCATATCCTGGGCAGGAGGAATCCTTTACGAGAGGAGTCTCAGTTGCGCTTCTTCCTTCCTGAGAGAGACTGATGACTGAGATGGTCACAAGCATATTACTGTCTTGAACCCTGGAGATTCAATTTCCAAAGTTCCTCATTAATCAGCCAATTCATTGTCACTGTGATCCCAGGACAGTGCAAAATCTTAAGGTGAAGACTACATGAGAGAAATTCAAGGTGGCCGATTCTCTGACTCTATGAGGCCAAGTGGATACCACTCACTTTTCTGTGTCTGTGCAGGCTCATGCCCATCTCTTAATTTTTTCATGGAATTGTAAGAGGTTCCAATGTCATGGCAAAATGCTAGTGTGCAGATTTAATCTCAgtatatttatttagattttaccCAATAATTGGAGATGATATTCcacattaatattaattaaaatatttttcatctttaaggAGATTAATGTTTTCATGTGCCTATCCATTTCTTCCCTCTATTTTTCACTGCTACTGTATGAATTTTGTTAACCTATAACTGCCATGATATAGTAAAACCAACAGGAGACAAGATGGCATTGTAAAGTCACTCCTTACCATCTTAGCATCTTTTGCTTCAAAcacataaaataatagaaaagtataaaagacatagaggtataaaaagttaaaagccaAGGGCTCAGTGGAGGTTTGTTATTGAGAAATTAGAGTGAACATGAAGTCTTGGACACTGCCTGGGACCTTAACTCTAGACTTAAAACAgtagaaaatttcaaaagaagCCTCAAAGGCAAAACCAAATCAAGCTACCTGATGGTCTGGTGGCTGGATTTTTTATACTCTCAAAATCAGTGGGCAGCAGAAATTAGTTATTAGAGTGAATTCAAGGCTAGTTTTTGGTAAGGGCAGCTGTGAAGCTATTGCATGATAAAACATgagaaacagaggaaggaaaaaacatagcAATTAAAATGAATCCAcatggatgacccagagggatggtatggggagggaggagagaggagggttcaggatggggaacacatgtatgcctatggcggattcatttcgatatatggcagaaccaatacaatattgtaaagcttaaaaataaaataaaattaaaaaaaaaatgaatccacAGTTCAAACTTCAAAATAGCCTGGAATAACTTGATGCCAAAAAGCTCAACCTATCAAACCAAGAATCAGATCATCAATCCACTCTAGGgtgagattttaatttttttattttttaattggtgaaaaattgctttacagttttgtgttgctgtctgccatacaacaatgcgaatcagtcataattatatatatcccttccctctgaccctccctcccctcccctcatcccacccttctaggtcatcacagagcgccaggctgggctccctgtgttgttTAGCAACTTCCTCCTAACTATTTTGCACATGATAGTGTattatgtcaatgctactttctaaATTCATCCCGCCCTCACCTTCCCCCGCTGTGTCTACAAGCTCGTTCTCTACTAGgttcatcattaccatttttctagattccatatatatgtgttcatatacagtatttgtatttctttatctgacttacttcactctatttgacaggttctaggttcatccaccggagaaggcaatggcaccccactccagtactcttgcctggaaaatcccatggacggcagagcctggtaggctgcagtccatggggtcgctaagagtcggacacgactgagcgacttcactttcacttttcactttcatgcatcagagaaggaaatggcaacccactccagaattcttgcctggagaatcccagggacgggggagcctggtgggctgacgtctgtggggtcgcacagagtcggacacaactgaagcgacttagcagcagtaggttcatccacttttctacagctgactcaaattcattctgctttatggctgagtaatagtccactatgtaaatataccacaacttctttatccattcatcagttgatggacatctaggttggttccatgtcctggccgttgtaaatattgctacaatgagcactggggtacatgtaccttttagaattgtggttttctcagggtatatgcccagtagtgggattgcttaGTCATATGGTCGATTcactcctagtttttaaaggaatctccatactgttttccataaggGCCACACaggataagaatttttaaataaatgtttgctttttacaggggacttctttcactcagcataccTTTGAGAATTATACAAGTTATTGAGAGAATCAATACCTAACTCCTTTTTATTGCTGCTTTCTGTTATAATACAGCACATTATTTATGCATTGTCCAGAGAAGTccacatggatttttttcatttaggCCAGTTATGAAAATAGCCATTGTATTTATGAACAGTGTGGtgatatatgatttcatttatgtggTATTATGAGAAATACAAAGCTGTAAGGATGCAGAACAGATCAGTGGCTCATAGTGATTCACAAAGACAAAGGAACGTGTGATTACAGTGCAACACAAGGTAGTTTATCCATGAACGATGTAACTGCCTTGTATCCTGAGTAGTGGTGGTTCTAAGAATTGATACATGAGCGGAAATATAAAGAGCAGtacaggcacttccctggtggtccagtagctaagactccgtactcccaatgcagggggcccaggttcgatccctggtcagggaactagatcccacatgccccaactaagacctggcccagccaaatagatgaataattttttaaaataaaaattaaaaataggcatttcccttgtggtccagtggttaggtagTGAGGAATCTACCTTGTAATGTAGGGGACaaaggcttgatccctggttgggaaactacgATTCCAAATGCCTCAGAGCTCGTaagtccatgtaccacaactggAAATTCTgcgtgccacaacaaaagattccacatgatgcaGCTAACatccgacacagccaaataaataaataaataaatattttttaaagatctcttcatctaacagtgaaaagctttccacaaagaaaaatttctaaataaaaaagtaatttattaattaaaaaaacaaaataaagaacagtACACAAAAGTGCATTAAAttgtatgatattttaaaaatacattctggAAAGATTAAAACATAAGTATAGAtagtggagcagtggtaaagtaTAAGTAGAtagtggagcagtggtaaagaatgcaggagatgcaagagacacaggtttgatccttgggtcaggaagatcccctggagtaggaaactcTGAAACTCTGTATTCAGTCGGGTATAAGCAACTGAATATATatacccactccagccttcttgcctggaaaatcccatgggtagaggagcctggcaggttacagtccttggggtcacaaagagtcagacatgactgagcacacacacacacatgcatgcgtgtgcacacacacacacacagatagtaCTCTTAAAGACAGAAAGGAACCTGtgcattagaaattaaaatgaaatatatatatatatacatctttattCATAAGAGAACTATATATAATAGCCAAGTGGTGGGAGCTTCCCAAGTTCCACCAGAGGATGAattgataaacaaaatgtgtattttacatatgatggaatattattcatccttaGCAAGGGAGGAAAGCCTGCCGCATGCTACAACATGCATGGAGCTTGAGAACATTAaactaagtgaaacaagccagtcagaaaaagacaaatttcaCTTATAAGAAGTATCTGAAATACCAAAATTCATAGAAAACGAAAGTAAAATGGTTACAGGGGCTAGGAAGATGAGGTAAAGGAGAGCTACTGCTTAAAGGAAACTGAATTTCAGATTTATAAGATGAAAAATTTCCTATACTGAACACTTTTAATTgtgaacttaaaaataattaggaTGGTATAATTTTATACAATGTGTATTTTAACAccacaagaaagaagaaaattagtaTATGTAGACTGATAAAACAAATATTGTGAAATAGTAACTGTTGAATGTAAGCAGTCCATAAATGGTTTTTAATTGTATCATTCTTTCAATTTttgctgtatttttagtttttcacaatcaaaaattggaaaataaaaaaggacataTATTGTATGAATTGTATGACATATATTGTAAGAATTTTTTAGATTAGAAacatttatagagacagaaaaaggAGCAGAGATTGCCAGGGCCTGAGGCATGGGGAGAGTCAAAGGTGATGAAAAATAGGTGGAGGACTTCTTTGGTTgtgcagtggttaggaatctgtctaccaatgcaggggacacaggttccattcctggtctgggaagatcccacatgccgtggaacaactaagcccacatgccacaactaccgaagcccacgtgcctggagcctgtgctctgcaacaagggaagccactgtcaacagtggagaaacagacatagagaacagacccaTGGACacggggatggggaggagggagagggtgagatgtatggagagagtaacgtggaaacttacaACACCATATGTAatgtagatagctagtgggaattgGCGGTAGGACTCAGGGAACACAAACAGGGGCTctggaagggtgggatggggagggagccggagggtgggggtgggggggatgttcAGGAgtgggggacatgggtgtacctatggctgattcttgctgATGTTTgagagaaagcaacaaaattctgtagagcaattatccttcaattaaaaaaaaaaaaataaaacatgccggtggggggtggagggagagacagagagatagaaaagccactgcaatgagaagcatgATCAGCACAAGGAAAAGCAGcctccactcaccgcaactagagaaagcccacacagcaacaaagacccggcacagccaaaaaataaaataggtggAAACAGAATGTGGTGATGACTGCCCAGAAGTGTGAATGTCAATATGACACAAAATGGCACACCTTAAACACATTACAATTGCAATTCTTAAGTTTTACATTTtgccacaattttaaaaagcaaaatgagaaaacagtaggcatattatttcatttatagaaCTTCAGTACCAACTTTTCCAGCTGAGTAATATGACACCATGGAAATGGCGACTAAAAATAGACCCTCAGTTAACAACAGACTCAGAGAAGGACAGTTGTCTTGGTTTCTGGGAATCCGTCTAGGTATGATGCCTCCATCTGATGCAGCCGTGTGAATCCATGAGGGGAATCAGCCGTAGCACGAAGCCTCTCCatggaggaatgaatgaatcTCTACTCTCTCGTGCCTGCACATTTTCTGCCTCTGAAATTCCTATAATGAGGATAACTATCTTTACCGTTTGAACATATTAGAGCAAGgatgtatgtgctgtgtgctaagtcacttcagtcatgtcggactctatgcgaccctatggactgtagcctgccattaGAAAGTCTTCCTCACTAATCAAGTTCAAATACCTCacaatcttttcaaatgactgaGATAAGCTAATCATGGCAACTTTACAGATGATGAAGCTGAATATTGTGGATGCAAATATCACCTTACACATGTCCCATTTACCAGTGAACAACCCCAGGAACTCCTGAACTGGGGTGTGAAAGATCAGCCAGCATGTATCACAATAGCCTTAACTCTAGAGTTCAGTTCATATGGTGCTATCCAGGGAATCAGGCAGAATCTATCTTTGCATGACCACAAACTTGTTTAAATCCTTTCCTTCACCTTCTCTGATATCCTTTATGCTGAGAACATTCCCCAGCAAAATTACTATTCCACAAACCTCTGCCTCAGACTCAGCTTCTCTTGGCCCTAACCAAAAACCTTATCTTAGAGAACTGAAATTTTGTGTCAAACCTCACAGAGTTAGACAAAGAATAAGTTGGTTTTAAATCTTAAATTAAAATGCACTTAGCCATCATGTTATGTATTCATTTAAGAACCTGGTGATGAAAGAGTCAGGCATTCTAGCTCATCAGTAATCTTCTAATTTGGCCTTATTCTAGTAGCCTTATCTCAAGTTCAATGACACATCACAGAAAAGA comes from the Bubalus kerabau isolate K-KA32 ecotype Philippines breed swamp buffalo chromosome 1, PCC_UOA_SB_1v2, whole genome shotgun sequence genome and includes:
- the LOC129642015 gene encoding olfactory receptor 7G1-like, translated to MEPRNYTDVSEFHLMRLSEDPELKTIFFNLFLSMYLVTVLGNLLIILAVISDSHLHTPMYFFLSHLSFTDICLSTTMIPKILVNIQAQRQFITFTGCIIQICFALTFVLWENFLLLVMAYDRYVAICHPLRYTVIMNPRLCLQLILLSLFTSTADALLHGLMVLRLSFCTDLEIPLFFCEIVQVIKLACSDTLINNILIYLAAGVFGGIPLFGIIFSYIQIVSSILRMPSSSRKYKAFSTCGSHLSVMSLFYGTAFGVYISSAVTESSRKIAVASMMYTVVTPMMNPFIYSLRNKDMKGALRKLLGRISLL